A genomic region of Miscanthus floridulus cultivar M001 chromosome 3, ASM1932011v1, whole genome shotgun sequence contains the following coding sequences:
- the LOC136546921 gene encoding uncharacterized protein isoform X1, protein MRGPIGRHRRGGSTSSSSSTSMPALLASTPRPPFSGIAKRGSEHGGPARSPDATATRLLAATARPPACGGEAPQPACGRGARPAACPSESARLDARARRGLAAARPDRSCRDDPPLPHRILPRRRLTDGSGDALRFGREWVSSDDAGRHTLIFEINSWPAAPHSASDFWLQSWMNRWFAGNEELLTQASGGGPMYDAVHGGSAWCESAVGAGGVDNGSGVARSRLSSIVAALQKDGVAANEELAMQATNTFDAVLCMSTCLLLRDDIYDGWKDSSPFGVRGQWWLRHRTLACDVHDFLGLRRWRSVILM, encoded by the exons ATGCGTGGGCCAATAGGGAGGCACCGGAGAGGAGGCTctacgagcagcagcagctcgaCATCGATGCCGGCCCTGCTCGCATCTACGCCGCGGCCTCCCTTCTCCGGCATCGCAAAGAGAGGCTCGGAACACGGCGGCCCTGCGCGCAGCCCTGACGCCACCGCAACGCGTTTGTTGGCGGCAACGGCGAGGCCCCCTGCATGCGGTGGCGAGGCCCCCCAGCCGGCTTGCGGGCGCGGTGCTCGGCCAGCCGCGTGCCCCTCGGAGTCGGCGCGGCTAGATGCGCGGGCACGGCGGGGCCTGGCTGCGGCGCGGCCCGATCGATCCTGCCGCGATGACCCTCCCCTCCCCCACCGGATTCTGCCGAGACGACGCCTCACCGATGGTAGCGGCGACGCCCTCAGATTTGGTCGCGAATGGGTTTCATCTGACGACGCCGGCAGGCATA CACTGATTTTCGAGATCAATTCATGGCCGGCTGCACCACACTCAGCATCAG ATTTTTGGTTGCAGTCCTGGATGAATAGGTGGTTTGCAGGAAATGAAGAGCTACTAACGCAG GCGAGTGGTGGCGGTCCGATGTATGACGCAGTCCACGGCGGCAGCGCGTGGTGTGAATCGGCGGTGGGGGCTGGTGGCGTGGACAACGGCAGTGGTGTGGCACGGTCAAGGTTGTCTTCCATAG TTGCAGCCTTGCAGAAAGATGGAGTTGCAGCAAACGAAGAGCTAGCAATGCAAGCAACCAACACTTTTGATGCTGTTTTGTGCATGTCAACATGTTTACTGCTGAGAGATGATATTTAT GATGGTTGGAAGGATTCCTCTCCATTTGGTGTGAGAGGTCAATGGTGGCTCAGACATAGGACATTGGCTTGTGACGTCCATGACTTCCTTGGCTTACGGCGGTGGCGTAGTGTGATCTTAATGTAG
- the LOC136546921 gene encoding uncharacterized protein isoform X4, translating to MRGPIGRHRRGGSTSSSSSTSMPALLASTPRPPFSGIAKRGSEHGGPARSPDATATRLLAATARPPACGGEAPQPACGRGARPAACPSESARLDARARRGLAAARPDRSCRDDPPLPHRILPRRRLTDGSGDALRFGREWVSSDDAGRHTLIFEINSWPAAPHSASDFWLQSWMNRWFAGNEELLTQASGGGPMYDAVHGGSAWCESAVGAGGVDNGSGVARSRLSSIVAALQKDGVAANEELAMMVGRIPLHLV from the exons ATGCGTGGGCCAATAGGGAGGCACCGGAGAGGAGGCTctacgagcagcagcagctcgaCATCGATGCCGGCCCTGCTCGCATCTACGCCGCGGCCTCCCTTCTCCGGCATCGCAAAGAGAGGCTCGGAACACGGCGGCCCTGCGCGCAGCCCTGACGCCACCGCAACGCGTTTGTTGGCGGCAACGGCGAGGCCCCCTGCATGCGGTGGCGAGGCCCCCCAGCCGGCTTGCGGGCGCGGTGCTCGGCCAGCCGCGTGCCCCTCGGAGTCGGCGCGGCTAGATGCGCGGGCACGGCGGGGCCTGGCTGCGGCGCGGCCCGATCGATCCTGCCGCGATGACCCTCCCCTCCCCCACCGGATTCTGCCGAGACGACGCCTCACCGATGGTAGCGGCGACGCCCTCAGATTTGGTCGCGAATGGGTTTCATCTGACGACGCCGGCAGGCATA CACTGATTTTCGAGATCAATTCATGGCCGGCTGCACCACACTCAGCATCAG ATTTTTGGTTGCAGTCCTGGATGAATAGGTGGTTTGCAGGAAATGAAGAGCTACTAACGCAG GCGAGTGGTGGCGGTCCGATGTATGACGCAGTCCACGGCGGCAGCGCGTGGTGTGAATCGGCGGTGGGGGCTGGTGGCGTGGACAACGGCAGTGGTGTGGCACGGTCAAGGTTGTCTTCCATAG TTGCAGCCTTGCAGAAAGATGGAGTTGCAGCAAACGAAGAGCTAGCAAT GATGGTTGGAAGGATTCCTCTCCATTTGGTGTGA
- the LOC136546921 gene encoding uncharacterized protein isoform X2, with amino-acid sequence MRGPIGRHRRGGSTSSSSSTSMPALLASTPRPPFSGIAKRGSEHGGPARSPDATATRLLAATARPPACGGEAPQPACGRGARPAACPSESARLDARARRGLAAARPDRSCRDDPPLPHRILPRRRLTDGSGDALRFGREWVSSDDAGRHTLIFEINSWPAAPHSASDFWLQSWMNRWFAGNEELLTQASGGGPMYDAVHGGSAWCESAVGAGGVDNGSGVARSRLSSIALQKDGVAANEELAMQATNTFDAVLCMSTCLLLRDDIYDGWKDSSPFGVRGQWWLRHRTLACDVHDFLGLRRWRSVILM; translated from the exons ATGCGTGGGCCAATAGGGAGGCACCGGAGAGGAGGCTctacgagcagcagcagctcgaCATCGATGCCGGCCCTGCTCGCATCTACGCCGCGGCCTCCCTTCTCCGGCATCGCAAAGAGAGGCTCGGAACACGGCGGCCCTGCGCGCAGCCCTGACGCCACCGCAACGCGTTTGTTGGCGGCAACGGCGAGGCCCCCTGCATGCGGTGGCGAGGCCCCCCAGCCGGCTTGCGGGCGCGGTGCTCGGCCAGCCGCGTGCCCCTCGGAGTCGGCGCGGCTAGATGCGCGGGCACGGCGGGGCCTGGCTGCGGCGCGGCCCGATCGATCCTGCCGCGATGACCCTCCCCTCCCCCACCGGATTCTGCCGAGACGACGCCTCACCGATGGTAGCGGCGACGCCCTCAGATTTGGTCGCGAATGGGTTTCATCTGACGACGCCGGCAGGCATA CACTGATTTTCGAGATCAATTCATGGCCGGCTGCACCACACTCAGCATCAG ATTTTTGGTTGCAGTCCTGGATGAATAGGTGGTTTGCAGGAAATGAAGAGCTACTAACGCAG GCGAGTGGTGGCGGTCCGATGTATGACGCAGTCCACGGCGGCAGCGCGTGGTGTGAATCGGCGGTGGGGGCTGGTGGCGTGGACAACGGCAGTGGTGTGGCACGGTCAAGGTTGTCTTCCATAG CCTTGCAGAAAGATGGAGTTGCAGCAAACGAAGAGCTAGCAATGCAAGCAACCAACACTTTTGATGCTGTTTTGTGCATGTCAACATGTTTACTGCTGAGAGATGATATTTAT GATGGTTGGAAGGATTCCTCTCCATTTGGTGTGAGAGGTCAATGGTGGCTCAGACATAGGACATTGGCTTGTGACGTCCATGACTTCCTTGGCTTACGGCGGTGGCGTAGTGTGATCTTAATGTAG
- the LOC136546921 gene encoding uncharacterized protein isoform X5, translating to MRGPIGRHRRGGSTSSSSSTSMPALLASTPRPPFSGIAKRGSEHGGPARSPDATATRLLAATARPPACGGEAPQPACGRGARPAACPSESARLDARARRGLAAARPDRSCRDDPPLPHRILPRRRLTDGSGDALRFGREWVSSDDAGRHTLIFEINSWPAAPHSASDFWLQSWMNRWFAGNEELLTQASGGGPMYDAVHGGSAWCESAVGAGGVDNGSGVARSRLSSIALQKDGVAANEELAMMVGRIPLHLV from the exons ATGCGTGGGCCAATAGGGAGGCACCGGAGAGGAGGCTctacgagcagcagcagctcgaCATCGATGCCGGCCCTGCTCGCATCTACGCCGCGGCCTCCCTTCTCCGGCATCGCAAAGAGAGGCTCGGAACACGGCGGCCCTGCGCGCAGCCCTGACGCCACCGCAACGCGTTTGTTGGCGGCAACGGCGAGGCCCCCTGCATGCGGTGGCGAGGCCCCCCAGCCGGCTTGCGGGCGCGGTGCTCGGCCAGCCGCGTGCCCCTCGGAGTCGGCGCGGCTAGATGCGCGGGCACGGCGGGGCCTGGCTGCGGCGCGGCCCGATCGATCCTGCCGCGATGACCCTCCCCTCCCCCACCGGATTCTGCCGAGACGACGCCTCACCGATGGTAGCGGCGACGCCCTCAGATTTGGTCGCGAATGGGTTTCATCTGACGACGCCGGCAGGCATA CACTGATTTTCGAGATCAATTCATGGCCGGCTGCACCACACTCAGCATCAG ATTTTTGGTTGCAGTCCTGGATGAATAGGTGGTTTGCAGGAAATGAAGAGCTACTAACGCAG GCGAGTGGTGGCGGTCCGATGTATGACGCAGTCCACGGCGGCAGCGCGTGGTGTGAATCGGCGGTGGGGGCTGGTGGCGTGGACAACGGCAGTGGTGTGGCACGGTCAAGGTTGTCTTCCATAG CCTTGCAGAAAGATGGAGTTGCAGCAAACGAAGAGCTAGCAAT GATGGTTGGAAGGATTCCTCTCCATTTGGTGTGA
- the LOC136546921 gene encoding uncharacterized protein isoform X3 produces the protein MRGPIGRHRRGGSTSSSSSTSMPALLASTPRPPFSGIAKRGSEHGGPARSPDATATRLLAATARPPACGGEAPQPACGRGARPAACPSESARLDARARRGLAAARPDRSCRDDPPLPHRILPRRRLTDGSGDALRFGREWVSSDDAGRHNFWLQSWMNRWFAGNEELLTQASGGGPMYDAVHGGSAWCESAVGAGGVDNGSGVARSRLSSIVAALQKDGVAANEELAMQATNTFDAVLCMSTCLLLRDDIYDGWKDSSPFGVRGQWWLRHRTLACDVHDFLGLRRWRSVILM, from the exons ATGCGTGGGCCAATAGGGAGGCACCGGAGAGGAGGCTctacgagcagcagcagctcgaCATCGATGCCGGCCCTGCTCGCATCTACGCCGCGGCCTCCCTTCTCCGGCATCGCAAAGAGAGGCTCGGAACACGGCGGCCCTGCGCGCAGCCCTGACGCCACCGCAACGCGTTTGTTGGCGGCAACGGCGAGGCCCCCTGCATGCGGTGGCGAGGCCCCCCAGCCGGCTTGCGGGCGCGGTGCTCGGCCAGCCGCGTGCCCCTCGGAGTCGGCGCGGCTAGATGCGCGGGCACGGCGGGGCCTGGCTGCGGCGCGGCCCGATCGATCCTGCCGCGATGACCCTCCCCTCCCCCACCGGATTCTGCCGAGACGACGCCTCACCGATGGTAGCGGCGACGCCCTCAGATTTGGTCGCGAATGGGTTTCATCTGACGACGCCGGCAGGCATA ATTTTTGGTTGCAGTCCTGGATGAATAGGTGGTTTGCAGGAAATGAAGAGCTACTAACGCAG GCGAGTGGTGGCGGTCCGATGTATGACGCAGTCCACGGCGGCAGCGCGTGGTGTGAATCGGCGGTGGGGGCTGGTGGCGTGGACAACGGCAGTGGTGTGGCACGGTCAAGGTTGTCTTCCATAG TTGCAGCCTTGCAGAAAGATGGAGTTGCAGCAAACGAAGAGCTAGCAATGCAAGCAACCAACACTTTTGATGCTGTTTTGTGCATGTCAACATGTTTACTGCTGAGAGATGATATTTAT GATGGTTGGAAGGATTCCTCTCCATTTGGTGTGAGAGGTCAATGGTGGCTCAGACATAGGACATTGGCTTGTGACGTCCATGACTTCCTTGGCTTACGGCGGTGGCGTAGTGTGATCTTAATGTAG